The proteins below come from a single Mercenaria mercenaria strain notata chromosome 3, MADL_Memer_1, whole genome shotgun sequence genomic window:
- the LOC123525497 gene encoding uncharacterized protein LOC123525497, with translation MPRFTFYDYFLTFLSTSTYIADVATDVSLIVYFFTEGQQVWASLSLCFVALAALVMQVFSFHWHVSDRTLNVGSLFIHLLFLAPLHRYFRVFHLGRRSRQTGKAEDLGAAYRAINDISILRLVETFLESAPQLVLQLYIVLSNLQNFNTLLGFSMVFSLLSVSWSITAYTDALHLAYKKFYKRSFISMVTHLIWQTGMVTARVVSIVLFATVFHGYVGIPLGVHFVVMLVWITKLQPEFGSTSCERRLFTVVSAAIHIFCFLNLKDGNSRYRMVFYYIVMLIETAVYMTVWYMCKPYSGPIWFDVSAFSVVFGAFGLGTLFLLLYYGCCHPSGPAPIPSQKPDFLRPGNLNFGAGPHQYKPSLQFKKPQQDKQMNGASKHNQPSIFDVSSTSARINLWLSASLDLSKEGLVENPDTHLDPSLQLSGNQTMDREQKIDNLSEQRNVSCMKSPVAVHVSPLGSSGSNSAAKSILGRSHYSSYQDAGSYRDRSESELNRTEDRLDFSRISRATDREQSIPDYNLVEMFARCKLDPSFVSDSSISDILFNQTMKQNSPTGTHGKYSLSPENQSGRTFLEQNKSQMEISGSNWNQTRTSNDSSKSLIYSTRTTPERDSVGELGPPSISPLDPSRLWEESEGRLAHTPSYTSYLNNTGSDPTLHRSGEKNPVLTVTPDASRGITHLSLSYSNLNSDNISPKQNTNGSRDNSALSETANSFVFKNGVDKSIESLSGSSNLVNQSEMLSFSDVSLQLPDSSSNSKNMSGTQPDISKSTTPSVRLNNQGKRKSGERYGSSNKSSLDKYSKSRSIDSFSSREYSPSDQQSSYLSDRGLASSDRGLSSSHSTNDASGHRSLTSSGFQSEESNMGITSPAYTHFCNKNANQFQSTPVVENEISSICPPSSVKPVMTKRVSLDEDVYADVSKFKNSTPVIEENPTTVHSKDLDDNITPISSGEPRKGHIVMPPSSLFYENSCVDSPILPPLGWSRCPSSTGSSSSGGKFFKDPTIDSNENLNNKSEDSKYSQSSVSQGTNNSGCLERSSLSALLSDMSSSKCTRTSEETLSLSSDPDSLRRSSRSALSISMMRKAESLPYMPENSAYNLNNSETRIAASLPYQPYDPLNKQSLDRSQNSIHDYENINNYSRQNSNGSNSSSLSLTGGKTVSSYLYNSELEKNRLQELYDELSHASSTGISRIPDYVNVNEFSDGNYVDCLSETEAVTDMFGRDKWRASLDKEMKDRLVHDIEKLAPRKLYQLSTKNGPPKKKLSPVNITEYTDSPYKFRKPNNTTSYYENIDNFGKTDLSEYTQSPFKVRKSGSSARRTICDIVKSDSNDSLTAEYENINSLGGNTDYVNIDHLLGPCPVATPESLSDNVMLEDIHGHRDKTFSLVSNVHGELYQDSVFDNESLRSQELLRTKSPINTSGVNSAFRPVKGRKSVESPLSRSSSNSDKTYNIENEIGYKSDEYVQSSQEGSVESTDASLSSKNSRRQSNVSNYLSDVENMSSFQWSQDTGSVSMTGLSESTSQSPRNYLQLAGKAPLNFSVPTFLRDDSSSQTSKHSYTDSIPWEESESSLQTSADLSGVKPSVRQPLKALENTPVFSPIYGQDRQLSIELSSRKRFMSTPKLSTGSEMSMSRNSEDSILSMKTPQRRRSSGVPKKTYSDNTSTWSSQSEADISNHVNEHSTFALSKTTYI, from the exons ATGCCACGTTTTACGTTTTATGACtactttttaacatttctttcaacGTCCACGTACATTGCTGATGTAGCAACTG ATGTTTCCTTGATTGTTTATTTCTTCACGGAAGGACAACAAGTATGGGCGTCCCTGAGTCTGTGTTTTGTGGCCCTGGCAGCCCTCGTCATGCAGGTGTTCAGCTTCCACTGGCATGTATCAGATAGGACTCTCAATGTTGGTTCACTGTTCATACACCTGCTCTTCCTCGCACCTCTCCATAG ATACTTCCGAGTGTTTCATCTTGGACGTAGATCTCGGCAGACAGGAAAGGCGGAAGATTTAGGTGCGGCATACAGAGCAATCAATGACATCAGCATTCTGCGACTAGTTGAGACGTTTTTAGAGTCAGCACCTCAGTTAGTGCTTCAGTTGTACATAGTGCTTTCAAACCTTCAGAACTTTAACACCCTTCTTG GATTTTCTATGGTATTTTCACTACTGTCTGTATCATGGTCTATAACAGCCTACACAGATGCCTTACATCTGGCATACAAGAAGTTCTATAAGCGCAGCTTCATTTCCATGGTTACACATCTCATATGGCAAACAGGGATGGTCACTGCTCGTGTTGTCTCAATAGTGCTatttgctacagtcttccatggATATGTCGGCATACCTCTTG GTGTCCACTTTGTGGTAATGTTAGTCTGGATTACAAAGCTACAACCTGAGTTTGGTTCAACATCTTGTGAACGACGTCTCTTCACAGTGGTGTCTGCAGCAATACACATATTCTGCTTCCTGAATCTAAAGGATGGAAATTCACGATACAGAATGGTATTCTACTACATTGTAATGCTGATTGAGACAGCTGTTTACATGACGGTCTGGTATATGTGTAAACCATACAGTGGGCCTATCTGGTTTGATGTGTCTGCTTTCTCAGTGGTATTTGGAGCTTTTGGTTTAG GTACATTATTTCTGTTACTGTACTACGGCTGCTGCCATCCTAGTGGACCTGCTCCGATACCCAGTCAGAAACCAGATTTCCTCAGACCAGGAAACCTCAACTTTGGTGCTGGTCCGCACCAGTATAAACCAAGCTTACAGTTCAAGAAACCTCAGCAAGATAAGCAG ATGAATGGTGCATCAAAGCATAACCAGCCATCCATATTTGATGTGTCATCAACCTCTGCTCGAATTAATCTTTGGTTGAGTGCATCTCTGGACCTTAGTAAAGAAGGTCTGGTTGAAAACCCGGATACTCACCTTGATCCATCCTTACAGTTATCTGGTAATCAGACAATGGACAGAGAACAGAAGATTGATAATCTGAGTGAGCAGAGGAATGTGTCCTGTATGAAATCACCGGTAGCTGTGCATGTGTCACCATTGGGATCATCGGGCAGTAACAGTGCAGCTAAATCAATCTTAG GGAGGTCTCATTACTCCTCATATCAGGATGCTGGTAGCTACAGAGATAGGTCAGAGTCAGAATTGAACAGAACAGAAGATAGACTGGACTTCAGTCGAATTAGTAGAGCAACAGATAGAGAACAGTCTATACCAGATTATAACCTTGTTGAAATGTTTGCTCGATGTAAACTAGACCCATCGTTTGTTTCAGATTCTTCCATcagtgacattttgtttaatcaGACCATGAAGCAAAATAGTCCTACTGGTACACATGGAAAATACTCACTTTCACCAGAAAATCAAAGTGGAAGAACATTTCTTGAACAAAACAAGTCACAGATGGAAATTTCTGGCTCAAATTGGAACCAAACTAGGACATCCAATGATTCTTCAAAATCATTGATATACTCGACAAGGACAACACCAGAACGAGATAGTGTTGGTGAACTTGGACCACCAAGTATATCACCTCTAGATCCAAGCAGACTGTGGGAGGAATCAGAAGGAAGATTGGCACATACACCATCCTATACCAGTTATCTGAACAACACTGGGTCAGACCCAACGTTACATCGATCAGGGGAGAAAAATCCTGTATTGACTGTAACACCCGATGCTTCAAGGGGAATTACACATTTGTCACTCTCTTACAGCAATTTgaactctgacaatatttcacCAAAACAAAATACGAATGGCAGCAGAGACAATAGTGCTCTTTCAGAGACAGCAAATTCTTTTGTATTCAAGAATGGGGTAGATAAATCAATTGAGTCGCTAAGTGGTAGCAGTAACCTTGTAAACCAGTCTGAAATGCTGTCTTTCTCTGATGTTTCACTTCAACTTCCAGATAGTTCGTCAAACTCGAAAAATATGTCGGGTACACAACCAGATATTTCAAAAAGTACCACCCCAAGTGTCAGACTTAACAATCAGGGAAAGAGAAAGTCTGGTGAGAGATATGGTTCATCAAATAAATCTTCTTTAGACAAGTATTCTAAGTCTAGATCTATAGATAGTTTTAGCAGTAGAGAATACTCGCCATCTGATCAGCAATCCTCGTACTTGTCAGACAGAGGTTTAGCATCTTCTGATAGAGGACTTTCTTCTTCGCATTCTACAAATGACGCTTCGGGTCATAGGTCGCTCACTTCTAGTGGGTTTCAGAGTGAAGAGTCAAACATGGGCATTACAAGTCCAGCCTACACTCATTTCTGTAACAAAAATGCAAACCAGTTTCAGTCAACACCAGTTGTTGAGAATGAAATTTCTTCTATTTGCCCACCCTCTTCCGTAAAACCAGTGATGACAAAGAGAGTAAGTTTGGATGAGGACGTCTATGCAGATGTTTCAAAATTCAAGAACTCGACACCAGTTATTGAAGAAAATCCAACAACAGTGCACAGTAAGGATTTAGATGACAACATAACACCGATCAGTAGTGGTGAGCCTAGAAAAGGTCATATAGTCATGCCACCATCTTCATTATTTTACGAGAATTCATGCGTTGATTCTCCAATTCTTCCTCCACTCGGATGGTCTCGTTGTCCATCGTCAACGGGATCTTCAAGCTCAGGAGGAAAGTTTTTCAAGGACCCAACTATAGATAgtaatgaaaatttgaataataaatcAGAAGACTCTAAATATAGCCAGTCTTCGGTGTCGCAGGGAACAAATAACAGTGGATGTCTAGAGAGATCAAGTCTGTCAGCTCTGCTTTCTGATATGTCCAGTAGTAAATGTACCCGCACTTCGGAAGAGACATTGTCATTATCTTCTGATCCAGATTCTTTGAGACGGTCGAGCCGTTCAGCCTTGTCCATAAGCATGATGAGAAAGGCTGAAAGTCTACCATACATGCCAGAGAACAGTGCatacaatttgaataattcagAAACCAGAATAGCTGCCAGTCTGCCATACCAGCCGTATGATCCACTGAACAAACAGAGCTTGGACAGATCACAAAACAGCATTCATGAttatgaaaatatcaacaattATTCAAGACAGAATTCAAATGGATCAAATTCTTCCAGTTTAAGCTTGACCGGTGGCAAAACTGTTTCTTCCTATCTTTATAACAGTGAACTAGAAAAGAATAGATTACAAGAACTGTATGATGAATTATCACATGCATCTAGTACTGGTATTTCTAGAATACCAGACTATGTAAATGTGAATGAATTTAGTGATGGCAATTATGTTGACTGCCTATCAGAAACTGAAGCTGTAACTGACATGTTTGGCAGGGATAAATGGAGAGCCAGTCTAGATAAAGAAATGAAGGATAGACTAGTTCATGACATTGAAAAACTTGCCCCAAGGAAATTGTATCAGCTTAGCACAAAGAATGGACCTCCAAAGAAGAAGTTGTCACCTGTAAATATTACTGAATACACAGATTCACCATACAAGTTCAGAAAACCAAACAATACCACCTCATACTatgaaaatattgacaattttggTAAAACTGATCTTAGTGAATACACTCAGTCACCATTTAAAGTTAGAAAATCTGGCAGTTCTGCTAGAAGAACTATCTGTGACATTGTAAAGAGTGATAGTAATGACAGTTTGACTGCAGAGTATGAAAATATAAACTCTTTAGGTGGTAATACAGACTATGTTAACATTGATCATCTGTTGGGTCCCTGCCCTGTAGCTACTCCGGAAAGTTTGTCAGATAACGTAATGCTTGAAGATATTCACGGACACAGGGACAAAACTTTCAGTCTGGTTAGTAATGTACATGGTGAATTATACCAAGACTCTGTGTTTGACAATGAAAGTTTGCGATCACAAGAATTACTTCGAACGAAATCACCTATAAATACATCTGGTGTGAATAGTGCTTTTAGACCAGTTAAAGGGAGGAAAAGTGTTGAGAGTCCACTGTCTAGAAGTAGCAGCAATAGTGACAAAACATATAACATTGAGAATGAAATAGGTTATAAAAGCGATGAGTATGTGCAATCCAGTCAAGAAGGTTCTGTAGAAAGCACTGATGCCAGTTTAAGTTCTAAGAATTCAAGAAGGCAATCAAATGTATCAAATTATTTGAGTGATGTTGAAAACATGTCATCCTTTCAATGGTCACAGGATACTGGATCGGTGTCCATGACTGGTTTGTCCGAATCAACAAGTCAGTCTCCAAGAAACTACCTGCAACTTGCTGGTAAAGCTCCTCTCAATTTTTCTGTGCCAACATTTTTGCGAGATGATAGCAGCAGCCAAACCTCAAAGCATTCCTATACAGATTCAATCCCCTGGGAGGAATCGGAAAGTTCCTTACAGACTTCTGCTGATTTAAGTGGAGTAAAGCCGAGTGTAAGACAGCCTTTAAAGGCACTAGAAAATACACCGGTGTTTTCCCCAATCTATGGTCAAGACAGACAGTTAAGTATTGAACTCTCAAGTAGGAAGAGATTCATGAGTACTCCAAAATTATCAACAGGCTCGGAGATGAGTATGTCGAGAAACTCGGAGGATTCTATTTTGAGCATGAAGACCCCTCAGCGCAGGAGAAGTTCTGGCGTACCCAAGAAAACATACTCTGACAACACTAGTACTTGGAGTTCACAAAGCGAAGCAGACATTTCAAATCATGTAAATGAGCATAGTACTTTTGCATTGTCCAAAACAACCTATATTTGA